In one window of Pseudodesulfovibrio sediminis DNA:
- a CDS encoding CoB--CoM heterodisulfide reductase iron-sulfur subunit A family protein: MKIGVFVCHCGSNIAGTVDVATVAKEARKMPDVAFASDTMYACSEPGQDGIIEAIKEHKLDGVVVASCTPRMHEPTFRRTVERAGLNKYMFEMANIREHVSWIGKDTEANTAKAIDLVSMAAAKLVHNKGLTPKSFSVNKRVMVVGGGVAGIQAALDCADGGLEVVLVEKTPSIGGKMSKLDKTFPTVDCSSCILGPKMVDIAQHPNITLYTNAEIAEIQGYVGNFDITVNKKASYVDWEACTGCGLCTEKCPSKKSRDVFNEEIGTTTAINIPFPQAIPKKATIDAEFCRKLTNGKCGVCEKICPTKAIRFEQQDEPVSESVGAIVVATGYDLFDHTRYGEYGGGRYADVITSMQYERLLSASGPTGGHVKRPSDGKEPKNVVFIQCVGSRDKSVGRPYCSGFCCMYTAKQAILTKDHMPESQSYVFYMDIRAPGKMYDEFTRRAMEEYGTKYIRGRVSMIYPMGDKYIVRGADTLMGTQVEVEADMVVLAVGAEASKGAPQLAEKLRISYDSYGFYMESHPKLKPVETNTAGVYLAGCCQGPKDIPTSVGQGSASAAKVLALFSKDQLESDPQISEVDIKRCIGCGKCIETCPFGAIEEIDFRGMPKANVIETICQGCGICTSTCPQGAIQLQHFTDNQILAEVNVLCQQTLQQSFE, encoded by the coding sequence ATGAAGATAGGAGTTTTTGTTTGTCATTGCGGTAGCAACATTGCAGGTACCGTCGATGTCGCAACAGTGGCCAAAGAGGCCCGAAAAATGCCTGATGTGGCATTTGCAAGCGATACAATGTACGCCTGCTCGGAACCGGGTCAGGACGGCATCATCGAAGCCATCAAGGAACACAAACTTGACGGCGTCGTCGTTGCTTCCTGTACACCCCGCATGCATGAGCCCACTTTCCGCCGCACGGTGGAAAGGGCCGGACTGAATAAATACATGTTTGAGATGGCCAACATCCGCGAACATGTTTCCTGGATCGGCAAGGACACCGAAGCCAATACCGCAAAGGCCATTGACCTTGTGAGTATGGCTGCTGCCAAGCTGGTTCACAACAAGGGTCTTACCCCGAAGTCCTTCAGCGTCAACAAGCGCGTCATGGTCGTCGGCGGCGGCGTCGCCGGTATCCAGGCGGCTCTGGACTGTGCGGACGGCGGACTGGAAGTCGTTCTGGTCGAAAAGACCCCCTCTATCGGTGGCAAGATGTCCAAACTGGACAAGACCTTCCCCACCGTTGACTGTTCGAGCTGTATTCTCGGCCCCAAGATGGTCGACATCGCCCAGCACCCGAACATCACCTTGTACACAAACGCTGAGATAGCCGAAATTCAGGGCTACGTCGGCAACTTTGATATTACAGTGAACAAGAAAGCGTCGTACGTGGATTGGGAAGCCTGCACCGGTTGCGGTCTGTGCACGGAAAAATGTCCCTCCAAAAAATCCCGCGATGTGTTCAACGAAGAAATCGGAACAACCACGGCGATCAACATTCCGTTCCCGCAGGCCATTCCGAAAAAAGCAACTATTGATGCAGAATTCTGCCGCAAGCTGACCAATGGCAAATGCGGTGTCTGTGAAAAGATTTGCCCGACCAAGGCAATTCGCTTCGAGCAGCAGGACGAGCCCGTATCCGAATCTGTCGGCGCCATAGTCGTCGCCACCGGGTACGATCTCTTCGACCATACTCGCTACGGGGAGTACGGGGGCGGCCGCTACGCCGACGTCATCACATCCATGCAATATGAGCGGCTGCTCTCGGCTTCCGGGCCCACCGGCGGACACGTCAAGCGTCCCTCCGATGGCAAGGAACCCAAGAACGTGGTCTTCATCCAATGTGTCGGCTCACGCGACAAGTCCGTTGGACGTCCCTACTGTTCCGGTTTCTGCTGCATGTATACTGCAAAGCAGGCCATCCTGACCAAGGACCACATGCCCGAGTCCCAGTCCTATGTATTTTACATGGACATCCGCGCTCCGGGCAAGATGTACGACGAGTTCACCCGTCGTGCCATGGAAGAATACGGCACCAAGTATATTCGCGGCCGTGTTTCCATGATCTACCCCATGGGCGATAAATACATCGTCCGCGGCGCCGATACCCTCATGGGTACTCAGGTTGAAGTCGAAGCCGATATGGTGGTCCTGGCCGTTGGTGCCGAGGCATCCAAGGGCGCACCCCAGTTGGCCGAGAAACTGCGCATCTCCTACGACTCCTATGGATTCTACATGGAGAGCCATCCCAAGCTGAAGCCTGTTGAGACAAACACCGCTGGTGTGTATCTCGCCGGTTGTTGCCAGGGTCCCAAGGACATTCCCACTTCAGTCGGTCAAGGCAGCGCCTCGGCCGCCAAGGTGCTGGCACTCTTCTCCAAGGATCAGCTGGAAAGCGATCCCCAGATCTCGGAAGTCGACATCAAACGGTGTATCGGCTGCGGCAAGTGCATTGAGACATGTCCGTTCGGCGCTATCGAAGAGATAGATTTCCGCGGCATGCCCAAGGCCAACGTCATCGAGACCATTTGCCAGGGGTGTGGTATCTGCACCTCCACCTGCCCGCAGGGGGCCATTCAATTGCAACACTTCACCGATAATCAGATTCTCGCGGAGGTCAATGTCTTATGTCAGCAGACGCTGCAACAGAGCTTCGAATAG
- a CDS encoding 4Fe-4S dicluster domain-containing protein — protein sequence MAAKFLATDQLVPWLAELNGKYRTLVPMREGDAVVFSPFQESVAPVLEVRPTAAPRGSVFPQCDPLLTFEYKKDPEQPAKVMVEVTERRDDTPAVVVGGRPCDAAGFNTFDRVYETDTIKDLNYLARRENTLFVSLICTKPATTCFCNWVGGGPADPVGSDVQMIPVNGGWLLESVTDRGEAMLNEGSLPDGADKSAEAGSVKDAANAAMGEAQDVSAAKDKLLELFDDADFWEAQSAKCISCGTCTYLCPTCYCFNITDEKFGMKGVRLRTWDNCMSSQFTMEASGHNPRPTKAHRLKNRVGHKFSYYPSLHGDNIACVGCGRCIKSCPASVDIRAIVLNAIAAPAPQEG from the coding sequence ATGGCTGCCAAATTCCTTGCAACTGACCAACTCGTCCCGTGGCTGGCAGAGCTCAACGGGAAGTACCGCACCCTGGTTCCCATGCGTGAAGGCGATGCCGTTGTATTCAGCCCCTTCCAGGAATCCGTGGCCCCCGTGCTTGAGGTTCGCCCTACGGCTGCTCCCAGAGGCTCGGTCTTCCCGCAGTGTGACCCTCTGCTGACCTTTGAATACAAAAAAGATCCCGAACAGCCTGCCAAGGTGATGGTCGAAGTCACTGAACGCAGAGACGACACCCCCGCCGTTGTGGTTGGTGGACGTCCCTGTGATGCCGCCGGATTCAATACATTCGACAGAGTGTACGAAACCGACACCATCAAAGACCTCAACTACCTGGCACGCCGTGAGAATACCTTGTTTGTGAGCCTGATCTGCACCAAACCCGCCACCACCTGTTTCTGCAACTGGGTTGGCGGCGGCCCTGCCGATCCCGTTGGTTCCGATGTCCAGATGATTCCAGTCAACGGCGGCTGGCTGCTTGAGTCTGTCACCGATCGTGGCGAGGCGATGCTCAATGAAGGCTCCCTGCCCGATGGCGCAGACAAGAGCGCTGAAGCCGGCTCCGTCAAGGACGCTGCCAACGCAGCCATGGGCGAAGCCCAGGATGTATCGGCCGCCAAGGACAAACTCCTGGAGCTGTTCGACGACGCGGACTTCTGGGAAGCCCAGTCGGCCAAATGTATCAGTTGCGGCACATGCACCTACCTGTGCCCCACCTGCTACTGCTTCAACATCACCGATGAAAAATTCGGTATGAAAGGCGTGAGACTGCGCACTTGGGATAACTGCATGTCCTCCCAGTTCACCATGGAGGCCAGTGGTCACAACCCCAGGCCCACCAAGGCTCATCGACTGAAAAACCGTGTTGGACACAAGTTCAGCTACTACCCCTCCCTGCATGGCGACAACATCGCCTGTGTCGGCTGCGGTCGCTGCATCAAGAGCTGTCCGGCATCCGTGGATATCAGGGCCATTGTGCTGAACGCCATTGCCGCTCCTGCACCGCAGGAGGGTTAA
- a CDS encoding hydrogenase iron-sulfur subunit — MSADAATELRIVGFLCNWCSYGGADTAGVGRFQQPTDLRVIRVPCSGRIDPLFIMKSLINGADGVLVSGCHPRDCHYSEGNFYARRRLEALKNFLPILGIDERRFSYTWVSASEGQKWQTVVSKFTEEIHELGHAPQINAERLAQAKAAMAAM, encoded by the coding sequence ATGTCAGCAGACGCTGCAACAGAGCTTCGAATAGTCGGATTTCTCTGTAACTGGTGCTCCTATGGCGGTGCCGACACCGCAGGTGTAGGCCGTTTTCAGCAACCCACCGACCTTCGCGTCATCAGGGTTCCTTGTTCAGGCCGCATCGATCCGCTCTTCATTATGAAGAGCCTGATCAACGGAGCGGACGGGGTGCTGGTCTCCGGCTGTCACCCTCGTGATTGTCACTACTCGGAAGGAAACTTCTACGCCAGGCGCAGGTTGGAAGCCCTGAAAAACTTCCTTCCCATCCTGGGCATAGACGAACGCCGCTTCTCATACACATGGGTATCGGCATCCGAAGGCCAGAAGTGGCAGACCGTGGTCAGCAAGTTCACCGAGGAAATTCATGAACTCGGCCATGCTCCCCAGATCAACGCCGAACGGCTGGCTCAGGCCAAAGCCGCCATGGCAGCGATGTAA
- a CDS encoding 4Fe-4S dicluster domain-containing protein: MQYLDELKAKIKEKLPDLDVVIGWEQGFDPLRATPLFMRTEEDVDKLTWGPLCVHNLSTYLTGLKGKKVGIVVKGCDSRSIIELLQEKLLVREDLTIFGLPCEGVISTKKVARTIGTLDYIEKVDVTPKSITVTADGATKELSLADVGADKCTRCEFHSALVSDVFIGDSTPTEIDDPYQDVLDFEEKPREERMDFWLAQMDRCVRCYACRNACPMCVCRDHCVAQSRDPHWLSQDDSVQNKWFFQMIHTMHLAGRCTECGECERSCPVGIPLLLLRRKMNKEIKNTFDYQAGTKIDAKPPLMAFKVEEDNINERGW; encoded by the coding sequence ATGCAATATTTGGACGAATTAAAAGCAAAGATAAAAGAAAAGCTTCCCGATCTGGATGTGGTCATCGGTTGGGAACAGGGATTTGACCCCCTGCGCGCCACCCCGCTGTTCATGCGGACAGAGGAAGACGTGGACAAGCTGACCTGGGGACCGCTGTGCGTGCACAACCTGTCCACATATCTGACCGGCCTCAAAGGCAAGAAAGTCGGTATCGTGGTCAAGGGTTGCGACAGCCGCTCCATCATCGAGCTGCTCCAGGAAAAACTGCTCGTACGGGAAGACCTGACCATTTTCGGTCTGCCCTGCGAAGGCGTCATCTCCACCAAGAAGGTCGCCCGCACCATCGGCACCCTGGACTATATAGAAAAGGTCGATGTGACTCCGAAGTCCATCACTGTCACTGCTGACGGCGCAACCAAGGAGCTTTCCCTGGCAGATGTCGGCGCAGACAAGTGCACTCGCTGCGAATTCCACAGCGCGCTGGTGTCCGACGTGTTCATCGGTGACAGCACACCTACAGAAATCGATGACCCGTATCAGGATGTTCTGGACTTCGAAGAAAAGCCCCGCGAAGAACGCATGGACTTCTGGCTCGCCCAGATGGACCGTTGTGTACGCTGCTATGCATGCCGCAACGCCTGCCCCATGTGTGTCTGCCGCGATCACTGCGTAGCTCAGAGCCGTGATCCTCACTGGCTCTCCCAGGACGACTCGGTGCAGAACAAGTGGTTCTTCCAGATGATCCACACCATGCACCTTGCCGGTCGCTGCACCGAATGTGGCGAATGCGAACGTTCCTGCCCCGTAGGAATCCCGCTCCTGCTGCTCCGCCGCAAGATGAATAAAGAAATCAAGAACACCTTCGACTACCAGGCCGGCACCAAGATCGATGCCAAGCCGCCGCTGATGGCATTCAAGGTCGAAGAAGACAACATCAATGAGAGAGGTTGGTAA